One genomic window of Mucilaginibacter sp. SJ includes the following:
- the purQ gene encoding phosphoribosylformylglycinamidine synthase subunit PurQ, whose product MKFGVVIFPGSNCDEDIIYVLEKVMGQQVVRLWHKDHDLQGVDFVVLPGGFSFGDYLRSGAISRFSPIMQEVIQFAAKGGYVMGICNGFQILTEAGLLPGALLHNTNRKFICRNIYLKPQTTQSLLTAQLDPQQPLRIPIAHGEGNYFADADVIKALNDNDQVMFRYCDEAGNITADANPNGSLENIAGVTNLGRNVFGLMPHPERAADGLLANEDGLAIFESILSIVRA is encoded by the coding sequence ATGAAGTTTGGAGTAGTTATATTTCCCGGTTCTAATTGTGATGAGGATATCATATATGTATTAGAGAAAGTGATGGGTCAGCAAGTGGTAAGGTTATGGCATAAAGATCATGACCTGCAGGGTGTTGACTTTGTTGTTTTACCCGGTGGTTTTTCATTTGGCGATTACCTGCGTTCGGGCGCTATTTCCCGTTTTTCGCCAATTATGCAGGAGGTTATCCAGTTTGCTGCCAAAGGTGGTTATGTAATGGGTATTTGCAATGGCTTCCAGATATTGACCGAGGCCGGTTTGTTGCCAGGTGCTTTATTGCACAACACCAACCGCAAATTTATTTGCCGCAACATTTACTTAAAACCGCAAACAACACAATCATTACTTACCGCTCAGCTTGATCCGCAGCAACCCCTAAGGATCCCGATTGCACATGGTGAAGGCAATTATTTTGCTGATGCAGATGTGATCAAAGCCCTTAACGATAACGACCAGGTAATGTTCAGGTATTGCGATGAGGCCGGTAATATCACTGCCGACGCGAACCCTAACGGGTCATTGGAAAACATTGCAGGTGTTACAAACTTAGGCAGGAATGTATTTGGCTTAATGCCGCACCCGGAGCGTGCTGCCGACGGCTTGTTAGCCAATGAAGATGGTTTAGCTATTTTTGAATCAATATTATCAATAGTTAGGGCCTGA
- a CDS encoding DUF6427 family protein, with protein sequence MMINLFRNYNPLNVIWLAILLFVLRIGFMVQVPEKVEFIFVEPFARLLVPVKYEYAFSPLLNVILAGGLVFIQALLLNSLINHHNLLGKPTFLPALMYITLSGLFTPFLTLSAPLLCNFLLIWMLFKLFNLYKGEDVKSTTYDLGLIVAVGSLVYFPFIYLFLIIWIALMIFRPFNWREWVISILGYVTVFFFLAVIYFMNDMLPRFSHIWSPLGKKFPDHISINSYNYLLLVPVIVILVLCFFKLQQNFFKSYVQIRKTFQLLFFIFLITALSFYLNSEFRLSHFLLCAVPVTVFFAYYFLYATKRWFYEILYLLLFISIIYFQFNKF encoded by the coding sequence ATGATGATCAATCTTTTCAGGAACTATAATCCCCTTAATGTTATATGGCTGGCTATTTTGCTGTTCGTGCTCCGGATTGGTTTCATGGTGCAGGTTCCCGAAAAGGTTGAGTTTATTTTTGTAGAACCCTTTGCACGGCTGCTGGTACCCGTAAAATATGAATACGCGTTTTCGCCGTTGCTTAATGTGATACTGGCCGGCGGGCTTGTATTTATCCAGGCTTTATTGCTTAATTCGTTAATTAATCATCATAATTTATTAGGCAAGCCAACCTTTTTGCCGGCGCTGATGTATATCACTCTTTCGGGCTTGTTTACGCCCTTTTTAACTTTAAGTGCCCCGCTTTTATGTAATTTCTTGCTCATCTGGATGTTGTTTAAATTATTCAACCTGTATAAGGGGGAGGACGTTAAATCAACAACTTATGACCTGGGTTTGATTGTAGCGGTGGGGTCGCTTGTTTATTTCCCGTTTATTTATTTGTTCCTGATTATATGGATAGCGCTTATGATATTCAGGCCGTTTAACTGGCGCGAGTGGGTTATTTCGATATTAGGTTATGTAACCGTGTTCTTTTTTCTTGCGGTTATTTATTTTATGAATGATATGCTGCCCCGGTTTAGCCATATCTGGTCGCCCTTAGGCAAAAAATTTCCCGATCATATCAGCATAAATTCTTACAACTACCTGCTGTTGGTGCCGGTAATTGTAATATTAGTGCTTTGTTTTTTTAAGCTGCAGCAAAATTTCTTTAAAAGCTACGTGCAGATCCGTAAAACATTTCAGCTGTTGTTTTTTATTTTTCTGATCACAGCACTTTCATTTTATCTCAATTCGGAATTTCGCCTGAGCCATTTTTTGCTTTGCGCAGTGCCGGTAACGGTGTTTTTTGCCTATTATTTTTTGTATGCGACCAAGCGCTGGTTTTATGAAATACTGTATTTGTTGTTGTTTATCAGCATCATTTACTTTCAGTTTAACAAATTTTAA
- a CDS encoding glycosyltransferase family protein — MKILFGIQGTGNGHISRAREIVPLLQQYGEVDLLVSGTEAEVSLSQPLKYRFHGVSFVFGTNGGVDNWATWKIMNLRQFQRDLRSLPLKQYDLIINDFEPVSAWACKLRGVPSVSLSHQCSFVSPKTPRPEKKDPFAQWLLKNYSPTTYHVGFHFERYDTFINTPVIRSEIRQMETSDLGHYTVYLPAYDDKTLLKYLSAEKEVKWQVFSKRQKQAYKSGNVEIFPVNNEAFNKSLASCTGLLTGGGFEGPAEALFLQKKVMMIPMKGQYEQQCNALSASRLGVPVVSEINDKFNGHLNHWINDSKKIVVDFPDETAAIVDKLVKQYTR; from the coding sequence ATGAAGATACTGTTTGGTATACAGGGAACAGGTAACGGGCATATAAGCCGGGCAAGGGAAATTGTGCCCCTGCTGCAACAATACGGCGAGGTTGATTTGCTGGTAAGCGGCACCGAAGCCGAAGTATCATTATCACAACCCCTGAAATATCGCTTTCATGGCGTAAGTTTTGTATTTGGTACCAATGGCGGGGTGGATAACTGGGCTACCTGGAAAATCATGAACCTGCGCCAGTTTCAGCGGGATCTGCGGAGCCTTCCCCTGAAACAATATGACCTCATCATCAATGATTTTGAACCTGTAAGCGCCTGGGCTTGTAAATTGCGGGGTGTACCGTCGGTATCTTTAAGTCATCAATGTTCGTTTGTATCACCTAAAACACCGCGCCCCGAAAAAAAAGACCCTTTTGCGCAATGGCTTTTAAAAAACTATTCGCCTACTACCTATCATGTCGGCTTCCATTTTGAGCGTTATGACACTTTTATCAATACGCCGGTAATCCGCAGTGAGATCAGGCAGATGGAAACCTCCGACCTGGGCCATTATACAGTTTACCTGCCGGCTTATGATGACAAAACCCTGCTGAAATATTTAAGTGCCGAAAAAGAGGTTAAATGGCAGGTGTTTTCAAAACGGCAAAAGCAGGCCTACAAATCAGGAAACGTGGAGATCTTCCCCGTAAATAATGAAGCTTTTAATAAGAGCCTGGCAAGCTGTACAGGTTTGCTTACCGGGGGCGGTTTTGAAGGGCCGGCCGAAGCCCTGTTTTTACAGAAAAAGGTAATGATGATACCCATGAAAGGGCAATACGAACAGCAGTGTAACGCGCTTTCGGCCTCCAGGTTGGGGGTTCCGGTGGTGAGCGAAATAAATGATAAGTTTAACGGACATTTAAACCACTGGATAAACGACAGTAAAAAGATTGTAGTTGATTTTCCGGATGAAACCGCCGCTATTGTTGATAAACTGGTAAAGCAGTATACAAGGTAG
- a CDS encoding UDP-2,3-diacylglucosamine diphosphatase, with protein MAKREVDIVVISDVHLGTYGCHAKELLKYLKSIKPKILILNGDIIDIWQFSKSYWPEAHMKVVRRILKFVTDGIPVYYLTGNHDEMLRKFTDFNMGTFQLLDKLVLNIDGKKAWIFHGDVFDVTMQHSKWLAKLGAVGYDTLILINSFVNWFLTAIGRQKMSFSQKVKASFKEAVKFINQFEQTAADLAVDKQYGYVICGHIHHAEIREITSTQNTGSVLYLNSGDWVESLSALEYHNGKWEVFKYKPDDFNTDADEDDKTDSEDLNAMLDVKNLLERFKHEHD; from the coding sequence ATGGCAAAACGCGAAGTTGATATTGTAGTAATATCTGATGTGCACCTTGGTACTTACGGCTGTCACGCAAAAGAATTGCTTAAATATTTAAAAAGCATCAAGCCCAAAATCCTTATCCTTAACGGCGATATTATTGATATTTGGCAATTTAGTAAATCATACTGGCCCGAAGCGCACATGAAAGTGGTGCGCCGCATCCTGAAGTTTGTTACCGATGGCATCCCGGTTTATTATTTAACCGGCAACCATGACGAAATGCTGCGCAAGTTTACCGATTTTAACATGGGCACTTTTCAGCTGCTTGATAAGCTCGTGTTAAATATCGATGGCAAAAAAGCCTGGATCTTTCATGGCGATGTGTTTGACGTTACCATGCAGCACTCCAAATGGCTGGCTAAACTCGGGGCTGTTGGTTATGACACATTGATTTTGATCAACAGTTTTGTAAACTGGTTCCTTACCGCTATTGGCAGGCAAAAAATGAGCTTTTCGCAAAAGGTGAAAGCCAGTTTTAAAGAGGCGGTAAAATTCATTAACCAATTTGAGCAAACCGCGGCCGATCTGGCCGTGGATAAACAATACGGCTACGTGATCTGCGGTCACATTCACCATGCCGAAATCAGGGAAATTACCTCCACTCAAAATACAGGCTCGGTGCTTTACCTCAACTCGGGCGATTGGGTGGAAAGTTTAAGCGCTCTTGAATATCACAACGGCAAATGGGAAGTGTTTAAATACAAGCCGGATGATTTCAATACAGATGCTGATGAAGATGACAAAACCGATTCGGAAGATCTGAACGCTATGCTCGATGTTAAAAACTTGTTGGAGCGCTTTAAGCACGAACACGATTAA
- a CDS encoding DinB family protein — protein MSIAKERKAIDAALDEYRKQLDVIPDELFDVTPEDGGWSFAEVYSHIMQATLGSSIALERCTHGNCEPTKKGINWEGRILLLLGKFPPVKTTVPNAVSDKMAANKISKEDAKNLIIKCRKRIETTMPLIAQSSPANRYKHPRMGMLNARQWFKFIRIHLQHHLKQLNRIKNKFNTAK, from the coding sequence ATGAGCATCGCCAAAGAACGTAAAGCTATTGATGCGGCCCTTGATGAATACCGCAAACAACTGGATGTTATCCCCGATGAGTTGTTTGATGTCACCCCGGAGGATGGCGGCTGGTCGTTTGCCGAGGTTTACAGCCATATTATGCAGGCTACGCTGGGGTCATCAATCGCGCTTGAACGTTGCACCCACGGCAATTGCGAGCCAACAAAAAAAGGCATTAATTGGGAAGGCCGGATCTTGCTGTTGTTAGGTAAATTTCCGCCGGTTAAAACAACGGTGCCCAATGCGGTAAGCGATAAAATGGCTGCCAATAAGATCAGTAAGGAAGATGCCAAAAACCTGATCATCAAATGCCGCAAACGGATTGAAACGACTATGCCACTCATTGCTCAATCATCGCCGGCTAACAGATACAAGCACCCGCGTATGGGAATGCTTAATGCCAGGCAATGGTTTAAATTTATCCGCATTCATTTGCAGCACCACTTGAAACAACTTAACAGGATCAAAAATAAATTTAATACAGCAAAGTAA
- a CDS encoding YjjG family noncanonical pyrimidine nucleotidase, with amino-acid sequence MKSDIKYKHIFFDLDHTIWDFDKNAEEALHELYVIHQLGEIGLQSAELFIETYTRNNHRLWAQYHIGEITKDELREARFKSTFTDLGLHPDLMPLDFEDAYVKLCPTKTNLFPHAHETLQYLQSKYTLHLISNGFKDSTRIKIAGTDLAKYFQHIIISEDVGVNKPDRAIFQHALDLAGASKEESVMIGDSIEADIRGALGFGMDAIYFNPFNAEKPQDVPVQIAHLKELTLLL; translated from the coding sequence ATGAAATCCGATATAAAGTATAAACACATCTTCTTTGATCTCGACCATACCATCTGGGATTTCGATAAAAATGCCGAAGAGGCCCTGCATGAGTTATATGTTATTCACCAGCTTGGCGAAATTGGCCTGCAATCTGCCGAATTGTTCATCGAAACTTATACCCGTAACAATCACCGTCTTTGGGCACAGTATCATATTGGTGAGATCACTAAAGATGAACTGCGGGAGGCCCGCTTCAAATCAACTTTTACTGATCTTGGTTTGCATCCCGACCTGATGCCGCTTGATTTTGAGGATGCTTATGTAAAACTTTGCCCTACCAAAACCAACCTGTTTCCGCATGCGCACGAAACATTGCAATATCTGCAATCAAAATATACCCTGCACCTGATCTCAAATGGGTTTAAAGATTCAACGCGGATAAAAATCGCGGGGACCGATCTGGCAAAATACTTTCAGCATATCATCATCTCCGAAGATGTAGGTGTGAACAAGCCCGACAGGGCCATATTTCAGCATGCGCTTGACCTGGCCGGGGCATCAAAAGAAGAAAGTGTGATGATTGGTGACAGCATTGAAGCTGATATCCGCGGGGCGCTTGGTTTTGGGATGGATGCTATTTATTTTAATCCTTTTAATGCGGAAAAACCTCAGGATGTGCCGGTGCAGATTGCTCATTTAAAAGAGTTAACTTTACTTTTATGA
- the upp gene encoding uracil phosphoribosyltransferase: MIFILNKTNTIANQFLAELRDAVIQQDKARFRQNQERLGAILAYELSKSLHYETKEIQTPLGTASVNMPADEPVLGIILRAGLPFHQGFMQFFDRSPSAFITAYRKVKRNGSFLIQVDHISTPNLDDKIFILCDTMLATGQSIVTVCKELMAQYKIKDLHIASVIASTEGVAHVKANLPKAKLWLCAVDDEMTSKSYIVPGLGDAGDLAFGEKA, encoded by the coding sequence ATGATTTTTATCCTCAATAAAACCAATACCATTGCCAACCAGTTCCTTGCCGAATTACGGGATGCCGTTATTCAGCAGGATAAGGCACGTTTCAGGCAGAACCAGGAAAGGTTAGGAGCCATACTGGCTTATGAGTTGAGCAAATCATTACATTACGAAACCAAAGAAATTCAAACCCCCTTGGGTACAGCCAGCGTTAACATGCCGGCCGATGAACCGGTGCTGGGTATTATATTGCGGGCAGGGCTCCCTTTTCACCAGGGTTTTATGCAGTTTTTTGACCGGTCACCTTCTGCATTTATCACAGCTTATCGCAAGGTGAAACGCAACGGTAGCTTTTTGATCCAGGTTGATCATATCTCAACCCCTAACCTGGACGATAAGATCTTTATTTTGTGCGATACCATGCTGGCTACCGGGCAAAGTATTGTAACGGTTTGTAAGGAGTTAATGGCGCAGTATAAAATAAAGGATCTGCACATTGCCTCTGTAATTGCCAGCACCGAAGGTGTGGCGCATGTTAAGGCCAATCTCCCAAAAGCCAAACTCTGGCTCTGCGCTGTTGACGACGAGATGACCAGCAAATCATATATCGTACCGGGTTTAGGTGATGCGGGGGACCTGGCATTTGGGGAAAAAGCGTGA
- a CDS encoding GNAT family N-acetyltransferase, which translates to MDTTPVISSLNNTYCQQIIDIILPIQQIEFNVPITLEAQPDLLDIETNYHQTGGDFWGAIYNEQLVGTIALIAFDNNAAAIRKMFVLKEYRGKELGIAQLLLNNLIDYCKRNNITDIYLGTVEMLKAAHRFYEKNGFTRLAKQDLPESFPLMAADTIFYQLHLNN; encoded by the coding sequence ATGGATACTACACCTGTTATCAGCTCACTCAACAATACTTATTGCCAGCAGATCATTGATATCATTTTACCAATTCAGCAAATTGAATTTAACGTGCCTATCACGCTTGAAGCCCAGCCCGACCTGCTTGATATTGAAACCAATTACCACCAAACCGGCGGAGATTTTTGGGGAGCGATATATAACGAACAACTTGTTGGCACCATTGCCCTTATTGCTTTTGATAACAATGCGGCGGCCATACGCAAAATGTTTGTGCTTAAAGAATACCGGGGAAAAGAGCTGGGCATCGCGCAGTTACTACTTAATAATCTTATTGATTATTGTAAACGCAACAACATTACCGACATTTATTTAGGCACAGTTGAGATGCTGAAAGCCGCTCATCGCTTTTATGAAAAAAATGGCTTTACACGCCTTGCCAAACAGGATTTGCCCGAATCATTCCCGCTTATGGCTGCAGATACCATTTTTTATCAGTTACATTTGAACAATTAA
- a CDS encoding MarR family winged helix-turn-helix transcriptional regulator, whose amino-acid sequence MNVIDESGILAISTRLQRLAEQLRKDGVLVYKASNIDFEPKWFPVIYTLHFKPLLSVVEIAAEIGYTHPSTISLLKELEKEKLIRSKKDKADERKRLIMLTTKGQELIERMKPVWEIMKAAAAEIADTQNNLMKAIIEAEEKIKQQSFLDRALRLKAEM is encoded by the coding sequence ATGAATGTTATTGACGAATCGGGAATTTTAGCAATTTCAACAAGGTTGCAGCGCCTGGCCGAGCAGCTGCGCAAAGATGGTGTGCTCGTGTACAAAGCCAGTAATATTGATTTTGAACCCAAATGGTTCCCTGTTATTTACACTTTACACTTTAAGCCGCTTTTAAGCGTAGTGGAAATCGCCGCTGAAATTGGCTACACCCACCCTTCAACCATCAGTCTGTTAAAGGAATTGGAAAAAGAGAAATTGATCCGATCAAAAAAGGACAAGGCCGATGAAAGGAAGCGTCTTATCATGTTAACAACAAAAGGCCAGGAACTTATTGAACGGATGAAACCCGTTTGGGAAATTATGAAAGCGGCCGCCGCGGAAATTGCCGATACCCAAAACAACCTGATGAAGGCTATTATTGAAGCTGAAGAGAAAATAAAGCAACAGAGTTTTTTGGACAGGGCATTGCGTTTAAAGGCTGAAATGTGA
- the uvrB gene encoding excinuclease ABC subunit UvrB, translated as MDFQLTSQYKPTGDQPEAIRQLVEGINNGDPYQTLLGVTGSGKTFTVANIIAQTQKPTLILSHNKTLAAQLYGEFKQFFPENAVNYFVSYYDYYQPEAFIPTTNTYIEKDLQINEEIEKLRLRTTSALMSGRRDVIVVSSISCIYGMGNPDDFADSVFKFAVGTRISRNAFLHRLVEILYARTTADFKRGTFRVKGDTVDIFPAYLDYAYRISFFGDDIEELSAFDIGTGKTIEKMTHMVVYPANLYVAPRERFLQSIWAIQEELETRKKQFIDDGRFLEAKRLEERVNYDLEMIRELGYCSGIENYSRFFDGRKPGARPFCLLDYFPEDYLMVIDESHVTVPQIRAMYGGDRSRKISLVDYGFRLPAALDNRPLNFQEFENLAPQTVYVSATPGDFELEKSGGVVVEQVIRPTGLLDPVIDVRPVINQVDDLLDEVDKTIKKGDRVLVTTLTKRMAEELAKYMDRLGIKCRYIHSEVKTLQRVEILRGLRLGEFDVLIGINLLREGLDLPEVSLVAILDADKEGFLRSERSLIQTIGRAARNDRGRVIMYADTITDSMQITMDETNRRREIQIAYNTQHGITPLTVGKTREEIMEQTSVVDFKGGVQQAYVETDTLTLAADPIVQYMTKADLKKSIDNTKKDMLAAAKNMDFLLAAKLRDEMFALEKMMEEKF; from the coding sequence ATGGATTTTCAATTAACATCTCAATATAAACCAACCGGCGACCAACCTGAAGCTATAAGGCAGCTGGTTGAAGGTATCAATAACGGCGACCCCTATCAAACCCTTTTGGGGGTTACCGGATCGGGCAAAACCTTTACAGTTGCCAATATTATAGCACAAACACAAAAACCTACGCTGATTCTGAGCCACAACAAAACATTAGCGGCACAGCTTTATGGCGAGTTTAAGCAGTTTTTTCCCGAAAACGCGGTGAACTACTTTGTGTCGTACTACGACTATTATCAGCCGGAGGCATTTATTCCTACAACAAATACTTACATTGAAAAGGACCTGCAGATAAACGAGGAAATAGAAAAACTTCGTTTACGCACTACCTCGGCATTAATGTCGGGCAGGCGCGATGTGATCGTAGTGTCGTCAATATCCTGCATTTACGGTATGGGCAACCCCGATGATTTTGCCGACTCGGTTTTCAAATTTGCCGTAGGTACGCGCATCAGCAGGAATGCTTTTTTACACCGGCTTGTAGAGATTCTATACGCCCGCACCACTGCCGATTTTAAACGCGGTACATTTAGGGTTAAGGGTGATACAGTGGATATTTTTCCGGCTTACCTGGATTATGCCTACCGCATCTCCTTTTTTGGCGACGATATTGAAGAGTTAAGCGCTTTTGATATTGGCACAGGCAAAACCATCGAAAAGATGACGCACATGGTGGTTTATCCCGCCAACCTGTATGTTGCCCCCCGCGAACGTTTTTTACAATCTATATGGGCGATACAGGAAGAGTTGGAAACCCGCAAAAAACAGTTTATTGATGACGGTCGGTTCCTGGAAGCCAAACGTTTGGAGGAACGGGTTAATTATGATCTGGAAATGATCCGCGAATTGGGTTACTGTTCGGGAATAGAAAACTACTCCCGCTTTTTTGACGGACGTAAGCCCGGTGCAAGGCCGTTCTGTTTGCTTGACTATTTCCCGGAAGATTACCTGATGGTGATTGACGAAAGCCACGTAACAGTTCCGCAGATCAGGGCCATGTATGGAGGTGACCGTTCGCGCAAGATCTCGCTGGTTGATTATGGCTTCCGCCTGCCGGCAGCTTTGGATAACCGTCCGCTTAATTTCCAGGAGTTTGAAAATCTTGCTCCACAAACCGTTTATGTAAGCGCCACGCCAGGCGATTTTGAACTGGAAAAATCAGGCGGTGTGGTGGTTGAACAGGTGATCCGTCCGACAGGTCTGCTTGATCCGGTGATTGACGTTCGCCCTGTAATAAACCAGGTGGATGACCTGCTGGATGAAGTAGATAAAACCATTAAAAAGGGCGACCGCGTACTGGTAACCACCCTTACCAAACGTATGGCCGAGGAACTGGCCAAATACATGGACAGACTGGGCATTAAATGCCGCTACATCCACTCGGAGGTTAAAACCCTGCAGCGTGTGGAAATTTTACGTGGATTGCGACTTGGTGAATTTGACGTATTGATAGGTATCAACTTATTGCGCGAAGGATTGGATTTACCTGAAGTATCCTTAGTAGCCATTTTAGATGCGGATAAAGAAGGTTTCTTGCGATCAGAGCGTTCATTGATCCAAACCATAGGCCGCGCAGCACGTAATGACCGTGGCCGTGTGATCATGTATGCTGATACCATAACCGATTCGATGCAGATCACGATGGATGAAACCAACCGCCGCCGCGAAATTCAGATCGCATATAACACGCAACATGGCATTACACCGCTAACGGTTGGCAAAACGCGCGAGGAAATTATGGAGCAAACATCAGTGGTCGACTTTAAGGGCGGTGTACAGCAGGCTTATGTAGAAACTGATACCCTAACCCTTGCCGCTGATCCGATAGTTCAGTATATGACCAAAGCCGACCTGAAAAAATCAATCGACAACACCAAAAAAGATATGCTCGCCGCCGCCAAAAACATGGATTTCCTGCTGGCTGCCAAACTACGCGACGAAATGTTTGCTTTGGAAAAAATGATGGAGGAGAAGTTTTAA
- a CDS encoding DUF4834 family protein, with the protein MILIRFLIISICILYIIRSLVRYLLPFLFESVVNKAQQQYQQQQRNYNEGPKPDGKIRIDHVPQPKKGSVPDSEGEFIDYEEVK; encoded by the coding sequence ATGATTCTTATTCGTTTCCTGATCATATCTATTTGTATATTATACATTATCCGCAGCCTGGTACGCTACCTGCTGCCGTTCCTGTTTGAAAGTGTTGTAAACAAAGCTCAACAGCAATATCAGCAACAACAACGTAATTATAACGAAGGCCCAAAACCTGATGGAAAAATCAGGATTGATCATGTTCCGCAACCAAAAAAAGGCAGCGTACCTGATAGCGAAGGTGAGTTTATTGACTATGAAGAAGTAAAATAA